The DNA sequence ATGATCCCGCTCGCGTTCGGGACGAGCCCGGGCGCCTCGGCGAGGCTGAGGTTGATGACCTGCGCGCCGTTGCGGGCCGCCCAGCGGATGCCCTCGGCGACGTCGGCGGAGTTGCCCGTGCCGCCCGCGTCGAGCACCCGCACCGGCATGATCCGCGCTCCCGGGGCGACGCCGGTCCCGCCCACGCCGTTGCCGGCGATCGCGGCGATGACCCCGGCGACGAGGGTGCCGTGGCCGTTGGGGTCCTCGGGAGGCGTCCCCCGCTCGACGAGGTCGATGCCGGGAGCGATGCGCCCCGCGAGGTCGGGATGGGTCGCGTCGACGCCCGTGTCGACCACCGCCACGACCACGCCCGCGCCCTGGTTGCTCGCCCACGCGTCGAACACGCCGACCTGGGTGAGGTGCCACTGCTCGCCGACAAGGGGGTCCCCGGGAGGCGCCACCGCCGCCAGGGCGAGCGTGGACAGCAGCACGAGGGCCCAGGTCAACACACGATGCATGCGGAGAAGCATGACAGTACGGCGCGCGGCTCGCACCTGTGCGCAGGCAAAACCCCTGCCGACCGGGAAGGGTGTTGACGCTGCGCCGGGTGCGGGGGGATCATGGCCCCGGTCGCGTGGGGGTGGGCAGGGAGGCTCGTGGAGACGGCAGGGCCGCATCGACGCAACCCGGTCACGCCGCGGCAACGCGCCCGCGACTGGTCGGGGGACCGGCCGCTGCTGCACCTCGTGTTCCCGCGTTGGCAGCCGCTCGGGCTGCACCGCGTCTGGGGTCATCGCATGCCGCCCATGGCGCTGCTCGTCCTCGCCGCGGTGGCGCGCCGCAGCGGGTGGCGGGTCCGCCTCGTGGACCGCAACGTCAAGGGTCATGCCACCGAGTCGGGCGACGAGCGCCCGGACCTCGCCGCAATCACCGTGTGGACGCCGCTAGCCGGGGACGCCTACCGCATCGCCGACGCGTACCGGCGGCGGGGCGTCCCCGTGGTCCTCGGCGGGGTGCACCCGTCTCTTCTGCCGACGGAGGCCCTCCGGCACGCCGACGCGGTCGTGTCGGGCGAGGCCGAGTCGGTCCTGCCCACGGTGCTCGCCGACGCGGCGGCCGGTCGCCTGGGTCGCCTCTACCAGGGCACGTGGGGTTCGATGGACGACACCCCGACGGTCCACGAGTGGGCCGACCTCCTGCGGGCCTGGCCGATCAGCCGCTACGTGCCCCTCAACACGCTGCAGACGACGCGGGGCTGCCGCTTCAACTGCGACTTCTGCTCGGTGATCCGCATCAACGGTCAGGCGTCGCGCCACCGCGATCCCGATGTCGTCGTCGATGAGCTTCGGGTGCTGAAGCGGGTCGGTCAGCGCGTCGGTGACTTCACCTACGTGTTCTTCCTCGACGACGACCTCGCCGCCGACCGAGCCTACATGGGCGAGCTCTGCGAGGCGATCCTGCGCTCGGGCGTGCGGGTGACGTGGGGAACGCAGGGGTCGCTCGTCGTGGCCCGCGACGAG is a window from the Egibacteraceae bacterium genome containing:
- a CDS encoding S8 family serine peptidase, coding for MTWALVLLSTLALAAVAPPGDPLVGEQWHLTQVGVFDAWASNQGAGVVVAVVDTGVDATHPDLAGRIAPGIDLVERGTPPEDPNGHGTLVAGVIAAIAGNGVGGTGVAPGARIMPVRVLDAGGTGNSADVAEGIRWAARNGAQVINLSLAEAPGLVPNASGIIGSDVEAAITEAHAAGAVVVAASGNEGRGSTPYAPSVPVIVVGASDRGDAVWRHSNRDARTLFAPGVDIISTHTGHGYARADGTSFATPIVSAGAAMLRAAQVPPGQVRERLLSTARPMPGSAGRVDLAAALAVAAVAAAPPPP
- a CDS encoding radical SAM protein, which translates into the protein MAPVAWGWAGRLVETAGPHRRNPVTPRQRARDWSGDRPLLHLVFPRWQPLGLHRVWGHRMPPMALLVLAAVARRSGWRVRLVDRNVKGHATESGDERPDLAAITVWTPLAGDAYRIADAYRRRGVPVVLGGVHPSLLPTEALRHADAVVSGEAESVLPTVLADAAAGRLGRLYQGTWGSMDDTPTVHEWADLLRAWPISRYVPLNTLQTTRGCRFNCDFCSVIRINGQASRHRDPDVVVDELRVLKRVGQRVGDFTYVFFLDDDLAADRAYMGELCEAILRSGVRVTWGTQGSLVVARDEELLDLAARSGMRALFTGFESVSPGSLREAKKQRNRPGEYGELVTRLHRRGIGVEGGFIFGFDHDPPTVFTETAELADRIGVDAAHFSLLTPYPGTHTFARFLAEDRITSFDWSCYDLYHAVITPARMSREQLEQGLWTAYRVFYSGRRSVRRLARELPRRAPSLTLFAGLTLADYARHYRRSTPPPPARAHPTAPEDVARLAAVSAAPARETLTLAYRDATEP